Proteins encoded in a region of the Bradyrhizobium sp. CB3481 genome:
- a CDS encoding ABC transporter substrate-binding protein — protein MLKKIAIVAGLALALSTAVEAQTPRKGGTIRMTAPYGSSFSSMDIHTTQRAQDEIYAKGLHRSLYIWDSAEGKPVPELAKEVTVSGGGLVYTFKLRDDAYFHHGRKMTADDVIWSFNRIMDGSKAYPGARFVRLIEGAAEVEKGQAKEISGLKKIDDFTLEMKLTEKADPGFYFFNAITSIYPADEGAKESFIQKPIGLGPFKFVEHVPGSRVVLERWDRFYKPGKPYADKLVVSVMGEAAARDVAFRNKEIDTSVLGPAQYVAYQADPNLKGTITEVAEVFTRHMGMNPNFKPFADKRVRQAINHAIDTDLIISKLVKGKAYRATSWLPLTSPLYDKTMKPYAFDPAKAKKLLADAGYPTGFEFEWTTSQNESWGLPIVEAIIPMLDRVGIKVKVKQVETAVLAEVIKKGEFQAYVYSMATGPDPQAALKCFYSTTPQSACNYTTFKNADFDKMIDEAGQTDDAARRDQLLQKANALLYDEAPVWFFNYNKAVMAVQPWLKGIQLNATELTHQNVEDLWVDETSPAK, from the coding sequence ATGCTCAAGAAGATTGCGATCGTGGCCGGTCTGGCCCTGGCGCTCTCTACCGCTGTGGAGGCGCAGACACCGCGCAAGGGTGGCACCATTCGCATGACGGCGCCCTATGGCTCGAGCTTCTCCAGCATGGACATTCATACGACGCAGCGCGCCCAGGACGAGATATACGCCAAAGGCCTGCATCGCTCGCTCTACATCTGGGACTCCGCCGAGGGCAAGCCGGTTCCGGAGCTTGCCAAGGAGGTCACGGTCTCGGGCGGAGGTCTCGTCTACACCTTCAAGCTGCGCGACGACGCCTATTTCCACCACGGCCGCAAGATGACGGCCGACGACGTCATCTGGAGCTTCAATCGCATCATGGACGGCAGCAAGGCCTATCCCGGCGCGCGTTTTGTCCGCCTGATCGAGGGCGCGGCCGAGGTCGAGAAGGGCCAGGCCAAGGAAATCTCTGGCTTGAAGAAGATCGACGACTTCACGCTTGAAATGAAGCTGACCGAGAAAGCCGATCCAGGCTTCTACTTCTTCAACGCGATAACTTCGATCTACCCCGCCGACGAGGGCGCCAAGGAGAGCTTCATCCAGAAGCCGATCGGCCTTGGGCCGTTTAAATTTGTCGAGCACGTGCCGGGATCGCGCGTCGTTCTCGAGCGATGGGACCGGTTCTACAAGCCCGGCAAGCCGTACGCCGACAAGCTCGTCGTCTCGGTCATGGGCGAAGCTGCGGCACGCGACGTTGCCTTCCGCAACAAGGAAATCGACACCTCGGTGCTGGGACCTGCGCAATATGTCGCCTATCAGGCCGATCCCAACCTCAAGGGCACGATCACGGAAGTTGCCGAGGTCTTCACGCGGCATATGGGCATGAATCCCAATTTCAAGCCGTTTGCCGACAAGCGGGTTCGGCAGGCGATCAACCATGCGATCGATACCGACCTGATCATCAGCAAGCTGGTCAAGGGCAAGGCCTATCGCGCCACGAGCTGGCTCCCCCTGACCTCGCCGCTCTACGACAAGACGATGAAGCCCTACGCCTTCGATCCCGCCAAGGCGAAGAAGTTGCTGGCCGACGCCGGCTATCCCACCGGCTTCGAATTCGAGTGGACGACCAGTCAGAACGAAAGCTGGGGCCTGCCGATCGTCGAGGCCATTATCCCGATGCTGGACCGGGTGGGCATCAAAGTGAAGGTCAAGCAGGTCGAGACTGCGGTGCTGGCGGAGGTAATCAAGAAGGGCGAATTCCAGGCCTACGTCTATTCCATGGCGACCGGCCCCGATCCCCAGGCGGCGCTGAAATGCTTCTACTCGACGACGCCGCAGTCAGCCTGCAACTACACGACCTTCAAGAACGCGGATTTCGACAAGATGATCGATGAGGCCGGGCAAACCGACGACGCCGCCAGGCGCGACCAGCTGCTGCAAAAGGCCAATGCCCTGCTCTATGACGAAGCGCCGGTCTGGTTCTTCAACTACAACAAGGCGGTCATGGCCGTGCAGCCTTGGTTGAAGGGGATTCAGTTGAACGCGACGGAATTGACCCATCAAAACGTCGAAGACCTCTGGGTCGACGAGACCTCGCCCGCCAAGTGA